Proteins found in one Arachis stenosperma cultivar V10309 chromosome 8, arast.V10309.gnm1.PFL2, whole genome shotgun sequence genomic segment:
- the LOC130944685 gene encoding uncharacterized protein LOC130944685 isoform X2, whose translation MQRRWWASSPPSPHLPSRRRVVVAATTLCRNPIELAKPPLHTRGKRDRAVTLPSLLGLSWWLPSSLKELVAELLGRRRRRTRRKVAVLSSRAFSSILPPLVPPLSLPFENVVGRVSHLFQFCFTTVLACRSSLLFGCAFVRCFACLLELLLPPSKFFALSYPLVWYPGFDIFSSLRLS comes from the exons atgCAGCGGCGCTGGTGGGCCTCGTCGCCGCCGTCACCGCACTTGCCAAGTCGCCGTCGCGTAGTCGTCGCCGCCACCACGCTCTGCCGCAACCCCATCGAACTCGCCAAGCCGCCGTTGCACACCAGAGGAAAGAGAGATCGAGCAGTGACGCTGCCGTCGCTGTTGGGGTTGTCGTGGTGGTTGCCGTCGTCACTGAAGGAGCTCGTCGCTGAGCTGCTGGGTCGCCGCCGGAGGAGAACTCGTCGAAAAGTTGCTGTCCTATCCAGCCGTGCTTTCTCCTCCATTCTTCCTCCACTGGTTCCGCCATTATCCTTGCCCTTTGAAAACGTCGTAGGAAGGGTTTCACACCTCTTCCAGTTCTGTTTCACCACCGTTCTAGCCTG CCGTTCGTCACTTCTGTTCGGTTGTGCCTTTGTTCGCTGTTTTGCTTGCCTATTGGAGCTTTTGCTGCCTCCGTCCAAATTTTTCGCTCTTTCGTACCCTTTAGTTTGGTACCCCGGGTTTGATATCTTCAGTTCTTTGAGACTAAGTT ga
- the LOC130944685 gene encoding uncharacterized protein LOC130944685 isoform X1 produces MQRRWWASSPPSPHLPSRRRVVVAATTLCRNPIELAKPPLHTRGKRDRAVTLPSLLGLSWWLPSSLKELVAELLGRRRRRTRRKVAVLSSRAFSSILPPLVPPLSLPFENVVGRVSHLFQFCFTTVLACRSSLLFGCAFVRCFACLLELLLPPSKFFALSYPLVWYPGFDIFSSLRLSCE; encoded by the exons atgCAGCGGCGCTGGTGGGCCTCGTCGCCGCCGTCACCGCACTTGCCAAGTCGCCGTCGCGTAGTCGTCGCCGCCACCACGCTCTGCCGCAACCCCATCGAACTCGCCAAGCCGCCGTTGCACACCAGAGGAAAGAGAGATCGAGCAGTGACGCTGCCGTCGCTGTTGGGGTTGTCGTGGTGGTTGCCGTCGTCACTGAAGGAGCTCGTCGCTGAGCTGCTGGGTCGCCGCCGGAGGAGAACTCGTCGAAAAGTTGCTGTCCTATCCAGCCGTGCTTTCTCCTCCATTCTTCCTCCACTGGTTCCGCCATTATCCTTGCCCTTTGAAAACGTCGTAGGAAGGGTTTCACACCTCTTCCAGTTCTGTTTCACCACCGTTCTAGCCTG CCGTTCGTCACTTCTGTTCGGTTGTGCCTTTGTTCGCTGTTTTGCTTGCCTATTGGAGCTTTTGCTGCCTCCGTCCAAATTTTTCGCTCTTTCGTACCCTTTAGTTTGGTACCCCGGGTTTGATATCTTCAGTTCTTTGAGACTAAGTTGTGAGTAG